CTTGCAGAAATACTGTGAGCACCACATGTTGGGATCGTTGAACACATCGAATGCTCTCAAGTTTTTGGAGATTTCGGAGACATATAAATCTTACTCACATTTGAAGGCGGAAGCCATGATCTTCATCATTAAGAACGTCGAGGGCATTGTCTTCACGCCTAAATTTGATGCATTTGCAGTCGAGAATCCTCATTTAGCCGTTCAGATTACAAGAGCTTCTGTCGtcactaataaaaataagaaacataaagTTTGACCTATGCATATGATATGTGTGTTGAGAACAATGAGATCTCTCTTGTTCAAATCCCTCCGAAGACAAAAAAACACTGAGTGATTTTTTCTCATCTGTCTAAACCTTGGTGGATAGAGTTATCCGATACTTGAAATTGTTGAGGTGTGTGCAAGTTGCCCCGAACGTGGTGAGCTTTAGGAGCCAATGTACAACACGCGATGTCTTGATAGGAGAGAACTAAGAAACAGAACATAGATTTCAATATATACTGATGTGAAGTTTTTATATTGCTATCGATGAGCATGTGTTTCGTTGAATCCTGTATTCATTGATATATGTTGGATATCAACAACACAATAACAACTATGCCTCAATCTCAAGGATATGAATGAATCATCTACgaaaaaagaattgaagaaaGGAAAAATCGAATTGACACGTATAAACTATAGCCTATTTCCACTCATATTGTAGATATTAGTAGCAATTGTTACAAAGCTAGTCACAACTGCTTGAACAATCATGATCACTGCAATGATCTTATCTTTTCTTGAAGATATACCGTGGACATCTCTGCGAAACaggaaaaatcaatattttaacatagaAAAGAAcgaaaataagtttaaaaacgTGAGATAGGAGTAAATACGAGTGAGAGAAAGACAGATACCTCAAGGCGATTGCACCTGGAAATATGAAGGCAATGCAAACACCTGTTGTTGTTCCTGTGAACTGGAAAATGTACCATATTGACGGGATAAAAATGGCTGCTAAATATGAGAAGGCTAAGAGGACTAAACTAAGACACACGAATCGTTTGGTGTCAGTTGCCAAAAAGGGCATCTTTGGGAATACGAGTTCGTCTAGGTTGGCTCTCAGGGAGAAGTTCAAGAGGGGAAACACCAGCATTAGGTGAAATGCATAGCTCAGACGAACTATATCGTTTAGCATTGAACTTATCGCTGAAGTACCAGatgatttgtcaaaatttaCAAGTATGTCTGGCATGATTGAATCCCCGAATAGAAGGTACCCGAAAATCCCAATTGAAAAATAGATAGCTGCACATAGTACTAATGAAATCTTGACAGCAGAAGACATAGCTGCAGGCTTTCCCAGCTCAGTTGCAATCGGATGAACTGCAAACAAGTTATAACGTCACGTTCATCAAAGAACTTAGgcataaaacataaacaaacaCTCAAACTTGACCTCAACTGACTAGTAACGTAAGCAATACAGCTTTGACAGTACACGTCTAGACACTTCAACTTAGTCTCAACTGACAACTGAACACTCCAACTCATCCCAACTGTGCCACGTGCTCCGTGGACAATGTCACATTAATTAGTTATAAGTATCTAGATGATCATTTTGTAAGTCAGAGTGTTCAACTGACACGGCGAAGACGATTTGAGGCGTCCAGATTTACATAAGCCAAGTTTGTGAGTCTGCTTACGTATTATACCTTGAAATACTAAACAAGAATCGAAAAGATCAATATCGGATTATTACCATTGAAGTGAAATGTAAATGCTGTAACAATGACAGGAACAGCAGTAAAAAGGTTGAAAAAAGATGTTTCATCATCCATCTTAGGTAACATTCTTGGAGTTACTGTTTGCCCTTTAAGTATTGCTGTGATTGCCATAACTGAACATATGACAACAAATACAATTGCCAGTAGAACAGCTAATGCTGAACTCAACCACAATGATTCTACAATCAATCACAAGCCACATAAACAAAATGTCAGCAATAATAGCTTTCAccaattttgtataattttttgtcaAGTAAAAGGTAGTTTTTTTACTTACCAATACGTCGATAGAGGACGAGAGGGAGCATAACAAACAAGACAATGAAGAGGATCGCGAAATTACGCGAGTTCCACCAGTGAATCCCAAACCATTCTTGTAGAACACCAAGATGTTCTCCTTGTCCAGAAAGAACATCTCCtactcattttaaaaaaaaaaacatattttcaaatatcgaaaacaaaaactacttttttttttcttccaaattATATAATGAAAACATGGTCAAACGCCAACTAATAATTGTTTACATTGTTAGTTTAATAtgattttagtaaaaaaaacaaaaagagtcATGTTAGCTACGAGctacttaacaaaaaaaattaaccataaAGTTCATAACTAACTATCACAGTACACTtaccaataataataaggtaCATGATCAAGCAACCAAGATTTGTTATCATGACACAGATTTGAACTGCAACAGAACCAATTTCCCCAAATGACTCATTCATCAATGCAGCATAAGTTTTCGATTCGCCTCTATATGTGAACCTCAACATGAAATCTACTGATATGTCAACCAAAAGAGCAACCAAAATGATCAAAACAAAAGCTGGGATTACACCTAAAACCTTCAAAGTTGCTGGAACAGACATAATTCCAGCACCGATGATACTCGTCGATACGTTGAACACTGCCCTCAAAATCAGCTGTTGATTTTCCCTTGTAAACAGAGTTTGTTCTGTTTGTGGCAACAGGGGAATTTCAGCTCCATTTTTGGCTAGAGccatgtttgtttttttttgttgctcttttaattttatgtttttacataTTATGGTTTTTAAAAGCATGTATAAGAGTAACAATAATTGGCTAATTTGGTGAATTTACTAAAAGGATGTGATAGGACATATGTGGCAACAAGGATTTGTATCATTTTTAGTCCTTagattattgatgaattttgattttaagtCCTTATGATATCTGATTAagcatatttgattttttaattagttgAGACGTGCATTTTTGATTCATCTACGTAGTTATTCGTCTGTTATGTTAAGCATGTATTGTTCGATTTGTTGAGGCTTGCTTGATGCTAGGGTGAGCTAACTCCAAAAGAACTTGTCTATAGTTCAATTTCAGGCGAGTTAACTTGTACTGTAACTTATATTATTACTTAAAAGGATGTGATAAGACATTTGTGGCAACAAGGATTTGTATCATTTTTAGTCCTTAGgttattgataaattttgattttaagtCCTTATGATATCTGACTAagcatatttgattttttaattagttgAAACGTGTAATTTTTTATCCATCTACGTAGTTATTCATCTGTTATGTTAAGCATGTATTGTTCGATTTGTTGAGGCTAGCTTGATGCTAGGGTGAGCTAACTCCAAAAGAACTTGTCCATAGTTCAATTTCAGGCGAGTTAACTTGTACTGTAACTTATATTATTACTTAAAAGGATTGATATTTCAGTTAATTGaaagttaaatattataaggattaaaattagaatttattaataattaagggacaataaaagttataattcatgggaacaaattaaataaaatgattagtTATAATGAGGGTTAAAGTTGGAAATATAAGACATATTTTTAGTTTGAATAATTGAAGGGGGCACATGGACCCGGCAATAGGGACCGATTAAATGAACGTGGACGCAAATACGGCATAAATGGTCTTCTTACTCATAAACGACAGCTAATGTTGACTACacgtattatatttttaatttaaaattataaaattaaaaaaatctttttttaaaatattccttTTTAGTAACAAAATAAACCAAAAGTAGGACCAAACTGAGTGTTagtaacataaataaaaagaatatattttttgtcaaattgtaacagaataaataaattaaaacgaatagagtaataattattagaaaaaaatattgagtacACCACTCAAGGATATAAAAGAGTTTTTGCATCATGAATAGTCACTTTAGGAcgataatcaacaaaaaaaaaaaacgtgtGAATTTTTCGAAATAATTGATTATGTAggttacttttaatatttttaaaatttataacttatttataagaaatatttatttttatacataaaaaactAACAATCACATGATTATATTTAAAGGATCACTGAATATTCGTTTAGAAAATATTCGATtgtctattttaattaagtttatttatttttatttcgatCAATATCTTTTATGTGTTGGGAAAAAAGCGTGGGAGTTACATGTCTTGTATGActctttaatgaaatttaaaacaaatataattcgCAAAAGTGGCTGAATTGGTATAGTAAAGATATCTAATAAGAAAGATCGAGGATCGACCTTCACCTAATTCTTTTTCAGTTAGTTGAGTTTGATATAGCGAAGGGATGATGCACAAGTGTCTTCGTAGACTATGATTGAAATTTCAgagataaattttaattaaactatgtcttattatccccaaactctttttttttttgtaattttgttcatattttgaCTTACGTGATACACTTCGTGACCCCACATATGTGAGAAGCGTGAGAGATATTTGAATGTCgcataaaccaaaaaaataaataaaattacaaaaagaatgAATACATGGAGAGGGTAATGAAAGCCTTAGTTTAATTAAAGATATGTTTCTAATATTTTGGTTATAATCTAGGATATATTTATGCCTTATTCTTATAATGAATGTTGAATCTTGCATACgctaaaaataactttattatatTCTCTAATAAAAGAATCATAACTTTTTAAGAAAACTCGAATAGGTAAACAAATTTGAACCTTTGAATATTAAACTCAAATTGCTACAAATTACAATTTACAATTTACAATTTCAAAGTTTTATCATATGTTATTTAGGATGTTCTTTTCTAAcattttcaattttgaattttagcTTTCTTTGACTATTTATGATTTCAATTTCAaagttacaaataaaaaacaaatcaaaatatatacacTTTTTGGCAGCTGATATAACTTTATGATAAATTCATTTTATCTATCTTGTTGTATTAGTCACAAATTATACATAGATcgttataattttaaattataataaagaagaggaaaaatacATTTAAGAACTACGGCAAGTAAGtcataataaatcaatattaatttatattatactcAGGTAGCAatcaatttatttctatttaatacttcaaaatttatttaaattttggatcttaaattttttcttacttagaactatattaaataaaagtacTAACATTTAATATTCTAAAACCCAATACTTTTTACcttataaaattttactttaattataacaaaataaataaatatattaagaaataaaaaataggtaCATTTAGTAAAGTTACTTTTTAATCTTCGGATATGAAATTCTTATCATTTGGataaatataacatttattttaatgtcaattgttattttaaaataatttctatgGAAAAGAATCtggaataataatttaatttgactgAAATTATTGTTGCGATATAAATTTTATGGAGAATTTTTTACCCATGTACTATTTAAATTATGTTCGATTGGATTCGATTTTTCGAAATCTTTGCCCACCTCTAAATAGGAGGGtgtaatgaaattaataatttttaatattacttTCAAGCGTATTGCGCCAAAATATGGATCATATGTAGtttgttttatatattgatatttgagaagtatttaaatttgaatcattcaaattagacaacataataaataaatatttaatctttattttactttagggcAACTGTTAAAAATAAGGACAAGTatgaaaacaaaagaataatatCGAGGGTATTTTTCCCAAAAAGTTAACATCATGGGTAATTGGGAGCCAAACGATATACATAAGATaatttttgtaacgacctgtttagtcgttttgagcagcagattttatttctagaaaaacaagctgagacgacggaacccacgacggaccgtcgaggggtctcgtttcaaaacacttagaaattctgaaattgggtactgaaaatcgactctctgaacttcgtaacggaatggcaggatggaccgtcacgggcgtgacggaccgtcacagactctttggtggaaattgagtctctgaaccttgcgacgacctgcaggacggaccatcgcaggcacgacgggccgtcacaggttgcgtaatcccagtctgggtcagatttctttacacgttttaagggacgttttggactattcctactttaattataaagttagtgggtttatgttaataagtctaattacttgggggttaaaagaggtaaccttgagtaaattagtgggttattattgtcatcttttattcttaattatatgctaattagggtaaaagaaagagggtttgaataagaaaaagaaaagaacagaaagagagagaaggagaatcgatagagagagacgaacgaagaggaaaaacacaaggctttgggaaattcttgcttgatcactagtcttcggttggaggtaggttatggtttctcttacgatattcgtagtaaactcttaatagcgaatgatatgtattgataatattgtaaaccctgctatgtgcttaattgtatgcttgcatgaatgtaattatataattgtgattatataagcatgatgaagttattgaatcccaaatcttgaaaaaaccctaatctctttgttaatgatgatgccttagtgtaaaagaaggcttgatgaacgaaagtagtgagattaggggatcgggtgccacgttccggtaccaggatagtatatgaggatcggagtgtcacgttccgacaccagaatagaatatggatcgggtgccacgttccgataccaggatattatatgaggatcggagtgtcacgttccgacaccaggatagaatatggatcgggtgccacgttccggtaccaggatagaatgaggatcggagtgtcacgttccgacaccaggatagaatatggatcaggtgccacgttccggtaccaggatagaatgaggatcggagtgtcacgttccgacaccaggatagtatattgaggagcggagtgtcacgtaccgacacgagaggaataaagataatgaatcttgaaagatgttaatatattcaatctaatgaacctaattcccaaatgagtatgatgaggagacgtgagtcctcattgatgagtttggtgttatgaccaagggttatggtaattgtaaatgctacatgttgagtatcatagttgattttatgatattacttggtatatattgatttctattttgagttggtcgatgatatctactcagtacccgtgttttgtactgacccctacttttatgttttcttcttgtttaattgtggagtgtagcaaacgtgccgtcatcttcgactcaacagtaactctagccagtcttcattactccggatatcagggtgagctgatcttcctcttcatgtcttgatgccttgaagttccggcatgaactagcttttatgtatttttagcttcttagaaactcttagatttagtaatttgaagtagatgttcttgtgatgatgacttccagattttgggaaataatagttattgaattggtttttattaatgagtttaagtcttccgcattactttatgttgatagtacattgaaatgttaaggtttagatttggttagttcgctcacacaggagggtaagtgtgggtgccagtcgcgacccgatttgggtcgtgacaattttgTACCAATTCAAATAATTGAAGAACAATTTAGGCCTTTCTCCATAACTTACTAAAAACacttttaacttaaatattaaattactatCATACCTTAACTTAAACTCCTAATTTAATATATCttctatattttaatatttgaatttattatactaagtatattatattaaaaatagatatcTTTTCACATTAAATAATAGTAAAGTGATGTTTTGACGCGATTATTAATTAGTCTTAAATATATCacaccaatatatattgaaaatttaatatttcataaatatgcAAACTGTAGCTATGTTTTACGCTTTTGGGTTCGAGACTTCCAAGCCCAACTAAGAGCCtgtatggctgtaaaatataaattaattaacttttattatgttaacagcttttaagggtatttcagacattttgatttaaaaagctgtttatcagcacttatttgccaaacacatcaacaattttttttttaacttcagcacttttatccaaacgcataactctttattttaaaaagaaatttcaacactttcaaaaatacttttttaaagctgcttttaataagcccatccaaacgggtcCTGAAAGTCTAAGGCCCGTCGTTTAAAAATCCAAACTCACAAATCACCTCACCCACtttattttgattcttcttcatttctccattacaaaaaaaatcctCTTCTCAGTTCTGCTGAGTAAAAAAATCACACAAAAATGGGCGATCAGATAGCTAAAGGTGAAGAATTCGTGAAGAAAGCTGAGAAAAAACTAAGCGGTTGGGGACTGTTCGGCTCCAAATACGACGATGCTGCAGATTTGTTCGATAAAGCTGCGAATTGCTTCAAACTCGCTAAATCATGtgagttttatcaactcaaatTGTTTTGATAAACCTCAGTAATCGTACTGATTAACTGTGATTTCAGTGTTTTTATCGATTGCTGGtgctatttattatttttaaatttgctAATTCGAGCTGATTAAGAGTAGATTACGATGTTCTGATGTTTTTCGATTGTTAATAGTACGTATCAATTCTGAGATAAAATTATCAACTTAAGTATTGTAGTGATTAACTGTGATTTCGTTTTTTaggattatttttaaaaaaaattgattgctGGTGTTATTTTCTGTTTTATATACTactaatagattttttttctattttgagctGATTAAGAATACTTAATTCGAATTTATGAGATTGTTATTCTTATGCCAATAATCGTTCTGTTAAAGTAATTAGTTGTCATACTCATTCAATTATGAGTAATTTTTTGTATGATTCTTTGTGTACATTTATAATGAAACTTTTGCTAGGATTTTCACTCTGATTTAGTGGTAAATAACACACCTAAGCTATCACCTTTTCACGGGTTTCGTACATCAACAATTCGTTGTTCTATTTACCtacctaaactatcactttCTCGCGAGTTTCATACTTTGATTGTCACTCCCTTTGTATTAAAACGCAACTCGATGTTGAGTTGGCCTACACGCGTCTGTTGTTGGGAACAAATATTTGGCCAACTCAACATCGAGATGTGTTTCAATACAAACAGAGTGATAATTTAGGTAGGTAAAGAGAATAATGAGTATTTGAGGTTATGAAACTTGCGAAAGAGTGAGAGTTTAGGCGTGATTTTGACCATTAACTGTAGTTAATTTAACCATTACTAAATATATTGTTGGTTGATTGATAGTATAGACTGTTTTGGAAAGGATGTTTGTTGTTTAATTGAACTTGATCCAGCATGTATGTTTGTATTTTGAAGATTGTAAAACTCAGAATGCTTACTATTGTTCCATCAAGTTTGTCACATGCAATAGAGTGTGAGTATAGCCACTAAAAGGTAgcattttgatgtattttttctTTCGGTGAAGTTTTAGGTAATAATTACAGTTGTATTACTTTCTGAATCTTCTGATGACTGGAATATTGTATATGTATGGAGAATGATCTAATGTCATATTTCCAACATGCTACTACCATTCATCGAGTCAACTATTACTTTTGAATTAATGCACAAATTGTTTGATGTTTGCACCATCACCTAATCTGTGTGCTTTGTGAAAGTCGGTGAATTGAAACTGAGAAGGGGAAGAAAGTATATTCCTAAGTTAGTTTCTCATATATGATGAATTTGGTTGGTAGTGcaaaaaccaaaataatattatgtaaGAAGGTCTCAGATTTTTGTAGAATCCTTAGTCTTAGATAACTTGAACCAAGGGTATATCCAAAAACAACCTCTTTACCTTCACAAAATAGGGGTAAGGCTGCATGCACATCACCCTTCTCAGACCTCACTTGTGTGGGATTACAt
This DNA window, taken from Solanum lycopersicum chromosome 5, SLM_r2.1, encodes the following:
- the LOC101264123 gene encoding amino acid transporter AVT6C, translated to MALAKNGAEIPLLPQTEQTLFTRENQQLILRAVFNVSTSIIGAGIMSVPATLKVLGVIPAFVLIILVALLVDISVDFMLRFTYRGESKTYAALMNESFGEIGSVAVQICVMITNLGCLIMYLIIIGDVLSGQGEHLGVLQEWFGIHWWNSRNFAILFIVLFVMLPLVLYRRIESLWLSSALAVLLAIVFVVICSVMAITAILKGQTVTPRMLPKMDDETSFFNLFTAVPVIVTAFTFHFNVHPIATELGKPAAMSSAVKISLVLCAAIYFSIGIFGYLLFGDSIMPDILVNFDKSSGTSAISSMLNDIVRLSYAFHLMLVFPLLNFSLRANLDELVFPKMPFLATDTKRFVCLSLVLLAFSYLAAIFIPSIWYIFQFTGTTTGVCIAFIFPGAIALRDVHGISSRKDKIIAVIMIVQAVVTSFVTIATNIYNMSGNRL